In the genome of Lathyrus oleraceus cultivar Zhongwan6 chromosome 4, CAAS_Psat_ZW6_1.0, whole genome shotgun sequence, the window ttcattggaataaataaagttcggtggcgactctgtttcgaacaacattttttttccgcgtcctatcgcgagggatcgcattatcatctttttttgaggtgcgacaatTACATGCGACTCTATATGACTAATGCACAAATACAAGCTATTCAAAATCCTTTGATTCTTAGTAAAATTGGTGTCCCCACAACGACAATAAAGTGGATGAATTTTTCTGAAATGAGTCATCTTATATCAAATGTATATGACTGAGTTTTAGTTTAGTTTACAAGACATAGTTTTTCGTAAATCGTTTTCCCTCTGCTAAGTTGCCCTCCAAATAATTTAAATGGCCGGGTTGTCTTGATTAGACAGATTGCTACTAAGATGCATTTTATACAAGCTTATTTGAAACGAGGGTGTCCTCTACCACCAACATTCGTAGAATGGAGAGAACGTCTTAAGGAAGAAACATCTGAGTGAGAACTTTGCTTTTTTGGATAGGATGCATGAGTTCTAGAAATTAAATGATGTTGAAAAATAATACAATAGAAAAAAGTCTAATGCGAAAagttcaataaatttaaaaagatGTCATCGATTTTGATGCATTTTAATCGTATGTACTTCTAATTTTGTTGATTCACTATGTTCATTTTTATTCTTATATCTTCATTTTAAGATGTCCAAACATAATCTAAGCGTATAAATAAAGCATTACTTTTGAAAACAAATTAATTGTTGAGTTTCTAGTAAGAGATGAGTCCTCTTCAATTCTGGACAAATTCTACATAAGAGTTTTTAAATGTTGTGAAACTGAAGTTATTAGACTAAGGTTTTGCTTAAATTGATGCAATGAGATGATATGAAGTGATATGAGATGAAATAGAATAAGATTACATTGTTTGAGTTAATTAAAATCAGATCCAgtataataaaattttattattctattttatttcatttcatcactTTTCATTAGCATTGTTTCCCTTAGATATGAGGAATAAAAAATTACATCACTTTCTACTAGTATTGATCACTTTCTACGAGTATTGTTCCCTTTAATATGAGCAGAATGAAAATTTTCATCACTTTCCATCAGTATTGTTTCTCTTTTATATGAGCAGAATCAAAAACATACTTTGTTTTTATCGCTAATTATTCaaataataaagtaataaaaTCTCTATTTCactctattctatttttgctaaATTTCAATAACTCTATTTATCTTAAGATATTAAAATATAAtctaaaataatataataaaattgtatatctAACGAACTAGAAATTTTTGTCTTAAAAAATCTAGCATCATACtaacaaaaaattattaaaatttatatatGCAGATGGGTGGCTGACcaattaaacaaaaaaatattaaaacataataATTTTTAGTTTTATGCTATCTTTACAAGTACTCTGGCGGTGAGCAAGTTGTCCATTTACATATGGATAGTACTGCTTATAAAAAAATAAGAATGGATAAAACCATATATAAAACCAATCCAAAATATCCGGATCCATGTCCAGATCCGCTTGGAGTTTCGCTTCACTTCTCTAGGGTTTCTCAAACGCATTATAGAATCTCTCCACTCTCAGATTTCCTCTATAGATTAAAGAAGCATCGGAGAACTAATTCCGTCGCCGGAAACCGAACGCCGTTGCCGGAAACAAAAAACCTGAACCGAAAAAAATGTCAAGCAAGAAGAAACACAAACGAAAACACAGCGACATCGATGAAGACGACGACGTTTTCTACTACCGCTACTGCGCTTCGTCCTCAACCCCCAACACCACCACCGGCACCACATCCAGTAATCAACCCCAATCAAAACCGAACAACAAAGGATCATCAATAGGAGGAACATGTGAACCCTTAGCACCATCAAAATCGACGCTATACGTTTCTAATCTAGATTACTCCCTAACAAACTCCGATCTCCATACGCTCTTCTCTACTTTCGGCCGCATCGCGCGTGTAACCGTTCTCAAAGACCGTCACACGCGCCTAAGCCGCGGTGTCGCGTTTGTCCAATTCGTTTCTCGTAATGACGCCCAACGCGCCGTGGCGGAGATGAATAAGAAGATTCTCAATGGAAGGACTCTAACTGCTTCTATTGCTGCTGATAATGGACGTGCTCCGGAGTTTATTCGGAAGCGCGTGTACAATACTGAGACTGCTTTGTGTTATGAGTGTGGGGGGCATGGTCATTTGTCGTATGAGTGTCCTAAGAATCAGTTGGGGCCGAGGCCGCGGCCTCAGCCTAAGAAGCCGCGACGGGGATTTAGTGGGCGGAGGGATAGGGATGGGGAGGAGGAAGGTgatgaggaggaggaggagggtG includes:
- the LOC127137576 gene encoding U11/U12 small nuclear ribonucleoprotein 31 kDa protein; the protein is MSSKKKHKRKHSDIDEDDDVFYYRYCASSSTPNTTTGTTSSNQPQSKPNNKGSSIGGTCEPLAPSKSTLYVSNLDYSLTNSDLHTLFSTFGRIARVTVLKDRHTRLSRGVAFVQFVSRNDAQRAVAEMNKKILNGRTLTASIAADNGRAPEFIRKRVYNTETALCYECGGHGHLSYECPKNQLGPRPRPQPKKPRRGFSGRRDRDGEEEGDEEEEEGGQIAAEQFDDNWASVVDDEAGERLLGRNRNDDEGLDNNKTKKKGKKSVYFSDESDHDDDD